The Fusobacterium varium genome includes a region encoding these proteins:
- the pstB gene encoding phosphate ABC transporter ATP-binding protein, producing the protein MNNDDIRILVKNFNFYYGNFQALKNINMEIKRNKVTALIGPSGCGKSTFLRSINRMNDLISGSRYEGEIIFDGKNIFDKDCDIVDLRKNIGMVFQKPNPFPKTIYENLVYAPKLHGEKDKDKLDEIVESSLKSVALWDEVKDKLHKSSLGLSGGQQQRLCIARAISVDPQILLMDEPTSALDPISTAKIEELIRQLEKKYSIIIVTHNMQQASRISEYTGFFYQGVLEEFDKTELIFTTPHKKKTEDYITGKFG; encoded by the coding sequence ATGAATAATGATGATATTAGAATTCTTGTAAAAAACTTTAATTTCTATTATGGAAATTTCCAAGCATTAAAAAATATCAATATGGAAATTAAAAGAAATAAGGTTACTGCTCTTATAGGACCTTCAGGTTGTGGAAAATCTACTTTCCTTAGATCTATCAATAGAATGAATGACTTAATTTCTGGAAGTAGATATGAAGGTGAAATTATATTTGATGGAAAAAATATATTTGATAAAGATTGTGATATAGTTGATTTAAGAAAAAATATTGGAATGGTTTTCCAAAAACCAAATCCATTCCCAAAAACTATCTATGAAAATTTAGTTTATGCTCCTAAGTTACATGGTGAAAAAGATAAAGATAAGCTTGATGAGATTGTTGAGAGCTCTTTAAAATCAGTTGCTCTTTGGGATGAAGTAAAGGATAAACTACATAAATCTTCTCTAGGACTTTCTGGAGGACAACAACAAAGATTATGTATAGCAAGAGCTATATCAGTAGATCCTCAAATTCTATTAATGGATGAGCCTACATCAGCTCTTGACCCAATATCTACTGCAAAAATTGAAGAATTAATTAGACAATTAGAAAAAAAATATAGTATCATTATAGTTACACACAATATGCAACAAGCTTCAAGAATATCTGAATATACTGGATTTTTCTATCAAGGTGTCTTAGAAGAATTTGACAAAACTGAGCTTATATTTACAACTCCTCATAAGAAGAAAACCGAAGATTATATTACTGGAAAATTTGGATAG
- a CDS encoding M20 family metallopeptidase, with product MNNLTEKLSTLFETHKEEFKELNEYLYNNPELGLKEVKACAAHTAILKKYGFEVETGFAGLPTAFIGKFTLGKDTPKIAILAEYDALPGVGHGCGHNIFGVTSVAAGIMVKNIMESENIQGQILVIGTPAEETNGAKVDMANQGIFDNIDVAMAVHPCGEAHFRSGSSQAMEAIQFTFKGKTAHAAGAPHEGINALDGVLMLFNSVNALRQQTIETARIHGIITNGGKAANIIPDLAVANFYVRAKTLDYLKGLVERVKNCAKGAALATGTTLEMMNYETSFADLVTNKKLSETYEKNLRSLGVTDIRSKESGGSTDMGDVSHCCPTIHPNFPLTTKHLTGHSVEFACASIAPEAYKGMKEASISMVLTALDIFKDPELLKEIKEEFNTTFKK from the coding sequence ATGAATAATTTAACAGAAAAACTTTCAACGCTTTTTGAAACTCACAAAGAGGAATTTAAAGAACTAAATGAGTATCTTTATAACAACCCAGAGTTAGGTTTAAAAGAGGTTAAAGCTTGTGCTGCTCACACTGCAATCTTAAAAAAATATGGTTTTGAAGTAGAAACTGGTTTTGCTGGATTACCAACTGCTTTTATTGGAAAATTTACTTTAGGTAAAGATACTCCTAAAATTGCAATACTTGCTGAATATGATGCTCTTCCAGGTGTTGGACATGGATGTGGACATAATATTTTTGGTGTAACAAGTGTAGCTGCTGGTATCATGGTAAAAAATATTATGGAGAGTGAAAATATTCAAGGACAAATCCTAGTTATTGGAACACCTGCTGAAGAAACAAATGGAGCTAAAGTTGATATGGCTAATCAAGGTATCTTTGATAATATAGATGTGGCAATGGCTGTACATCCTTGTGGAGAAGCTCATTTTAGAAGTGGAAGTTCTCAAGCAATGGAAGCTATTCAATTTACTTTTAAAGGGAAAACAGCTCATGCTGCTGGTGCTCCTCATGAAGGAATAAATGCTCTTGATGGTGTTCTAATGCTATTTAACTCAGTAAATGCTTTAAGACAGCAAACTATTGAAACTGCTAGAATACATGGAATTATAACTAATGGTGGAAAAGCAGCTAATATTATACCTGATCTTGCTGTGGCTAACTTCTATGTAAGAGCTAAAACTCTTGACTACTTAAAAGGATTAGTTGAAAGAGTTAAAAATTGTGCTAAAGGAGCTGCTCTTGCTACTGGAACTACATTAGAGATGATGAACTATGAAACAAGTTTTGCTGACCTTGTAACAAATAAAAAACTTTCTGAAACTTATGAAAAAAATCTTCGTTCTTTAGGAGTAACTGATATAAGATCTAAAGAAAGTGGAGGTTCTACAGATATGGGAGATGTAAGCCACTGTTGTCCTACTATTCACCCTAACTTCCCATTGACAACTAAACATCTTACTGGACACAGTGTAGAGTTTGCTTGTGCTTCTATTGCTCCTGAAGCTTACAAAGGAATGAAAGAAGCTTCTATATCTATGGTACTTACTGCATTAGATATATTTAAAGATCCTGAACTTTTAAAAGAGATCAAAGAAGAATTTAATACTACATTTAAAAAATAA
- a CDS encoding transporter substrate-binding domain-containing protein, producing MKKLILLFMILISSFAFGAKKLYVGTNAEFKPYEYLEGDKLVGFDIELMEAVAKEMGYDVHWVNMGFDGLLPALQMKKVDAVIAGMSQTPERKKAVDFSIPYMSKVKGEHYVIVNENSTMTKKEELKGKKVGVQIGTIQEEFTLALGGIPQLYNAWTGALMDLQQDKIAGVIIADVSAEAYLKNMTGLKKIDVVIDNQPGASIAFRKGETELAEAASKAILKLQDNGEYLKILQKYFPEKVEEFLAIQKNKATK from the coding sequence ATGAAAAAATTAATACTACTTTTTATGATTTTAATCTCATCTTTTGCTTTTGGAGCTAAAAAACTTTATGTAGGAACAAATGCAGAATTTAAACCTTACGAATATTTAGAAGGAGATAAACTTGTTGGATTTGATATTGAACTTATGGAAGCTGTTGCCAAAGAGATGGGATATGATGTACATTGGGTAAATATGGGGTTTGATGGATTACTTCCAGCACTACAAATGAAGAAAGTTGATGCTGTTATTGCTGGAATGTCACAAACTCCTGAAAGAAAAAAAGCTGTTGATTTCTCAATACCATATATGAGCAAAGTAAAAGGTGAACACTATGTTATTGTTAATGAAAATAGCACTATGACAAAAAAAGAGGAACTTAAAGGTAAAAAAGTTGGGGTTCAAATTGGAACTATTCAAGAAGAGTTTACTTTAGCACTTGGTGGAATCCCTCAACTATACAATGCTTGGACTGGAGCTTTAATGGATTTACAACAAGATAAAATTGCTGGAGTTATCATTGCTGATGTTTCTGCAGAAGCATATTTAAAAAATATGACTGGACTTAAAAAAATAGATGTTGTTATTGATAATCAACCTGGAGCTTCTATTGCTTTTAGAAAAGGAGAAACTGAGTTAGCTGAAGCTGCAAGTAAAGCTATCTTAAAACTACAAGATAACGGAGAATACTTAAAAATATTACAAAAATACTTCCCAGAAAAAGTTGAAGAATTTTTAGCTATTCAAAAAAATAAAGCTACTAAATAA